The Leucobacter viscericola genome includes a window with the following:
- a CDS encoding nitroreductase family protein, with protein MNPRIAQTSAPLIDTLAERWSPRSFDTEHSLPEGALRGIFEAARWAPSANNSQPWRFIIARRGSESFAKIESSLLGFNQTWAGNAAALVVNIAETEDAEGKARPWAEYDLGQAVAHLSVQAQSEGLHLHQMGGFDREAIRTAFELEARFLPVSVTAIGAIGSLEQLPEALREREAAPRVRMPLEDLVLLRD; from the coding sequence GTGAATCCGCGCATTGCCCAGACCAGCGCCCCGCTCATCGACACGCTCGCAGAACGCTGGAGCCCGCGATCCTTCGACACCGAGCACTCGCTCCCCGAGGGCGCGCTCCGTGGCATTTTTGAAGCGGCGCGTTGGGCGCCGAGCGCGAACAACTCACAGCCCTGGCGCTTCATCATTGCCCGTCGCGGCAGCGAGAGCTTCGCAAAGATCGAGTCCTCCCTGCTCGGTTTCAACCAGACCTGGGCGGGCAACGCTGCGGCCCTCGTGGTGAACATCGCCGAGACCGAGGATGCAGAGGGCAAGGCTCGCCCCTGGGCCGAGTACGACCTCGGCCAGGCAGTCGCGCACCTCAGCGTTCAGGCGCAGAGTGAGGGTCTCCACCTGCACCAGATGGGCGGCTTCGACCGCGAGGCGATCCGCACGGCCTTCGAGCTCGAAGCTCGCTTCTTGCCGGTTTCGGTCACCGCCATCGGCGCCATTGGCTCGCTCGAGCAGCTTCCCGAGGCACTGCGCGAACGCGAGGCGGCCCCTCGCGTTCGGATGCCGCTCGAAGACCTCGTGCTACTGCGCGACTAG
- a CDS encoding uroporphyrinogen-III synthase: MSAESKPLSGLRVLIPRGGTWGDLVAQALREQGAHTVIAPLVDFAHTSEEDKLVEALKDLEAGRFDWMTATSSTVADVLTHHNAVINERTQVALVGEATAVAFRNAGYPVTRTPSQENSTHALLEEWTETDTPEVLKVLTLRSDVAVPVLTEGLIGRGHNVTQVLAFRTVGVPASVHIREDIESGRINAILVASTKIAEEVASQFSNLPDSTLVACVGANARKAAADVGLRDDQDSPLTQALIDTVESVIDQSDMLD; encoded by the coding sequence GCACCTGGGGTGACTTGGTTGCACAGGCTCTACGCGAGCAGGGCGCGCACACTGTGATCGCGCCACTTGTTGACTTTGCTCACACGAGCGAAGAAGACAAGCTTGTTGAGGCGCTCAAAGATCTTGAGGCTGGACGCTTTGACTGGATGACGGCGACAAGCTCAACCGTCGCTGACGTCCTGACGCATCACAATGCAGTGATCAATGAACGAACACAGGTTGCCCTCGTGGGCGAGGCAACCGCTGTTGCCTTCCGTAACGCCGGGTATCCGGTGACTCGCACGCCGAGCCAGGAGAACAGCACACACGCGCTGCTCGAAGAGTGGACCGAGACTGACACCCCCGAGGTGCTGAAGGTGCTTACCCTTCGCTCGGATGTGGCCGTGCCGGTGCTCACCGAGGGGCTGATTGGCCGCGGGCACAACGTGACCCAGGTGCTCGCGTTCCGAACCGTCGGGGTTCCCGCCTCAGTGCACATTCGTGAAGACATCGAGTCGGGTCGTATCAACGCGATTCTGGTGGCGTCGACGAAGATCGCAGAAGAGGTCGCCTCGCAGTTCTCGAACCTGCCTGATTCGACTCTCGTTGCCTGCGTCGGTGCCAACGCTCGAAAGGCTGCCGCCGATGTCGGGCTGCGTGACGACCAAGATTCACCGCTTACGCAGGCGTTGATTGACACGGTCGAATCAGTCATCGATCAGAGTGACATGCTGGACTAA